Proteins encoded by one window of Acetivibrio thermocellus ATCC 27405:
- a CDS encoding LCP family protein has protein sequence MNFRRFYLIVCSILSVFMFFIGSLTLLYINFNTDVEKPVDNSGTLIDDILSPLKGVNEDLNVLVLGGDKVNNNTDTMMLVNFKPSTSKVSILSIPRDTKVKINGKKAKINSAYPTGGGELAVQTVSELFGIDVKYYVFVDTSSFRKIIDILGGVDYYVPVDMDYDDPLQGLSIHIKKGQHHFDGAMAEKFMRFRQYNNGRVNEYYDGSDLKRIDAQQNFIRELVRQKLNIFYLTKVDDIASTIFSNIDTNLNMSEVLKLTGSVSKVQADSINMLKVPGKSVLDGAWYYVIDSQETDKIINEYFRTRYK, from the coding sequence ATTTTATTTAATTGTATGTTCAATATTGTCAGTTTTTATGTTTTTTATCGGTTCACTGACCCTTTTATACATCAATTTCAATACGGATGTCGAAAAACCTGTTGACAATTCGGGGACACTGATTGATGATATTTTAAGTCCTTTAAAAGGTGTTAACGAGGATTTGAACGTACTGGTGTTGGGCGGTGACAAGGTTAACAACAATACCGACACAATGATGTTGGTAAATTTCAAGCCTTCCACATCAAAAGTAAGTATTCTTTCGATACCGAGGGACACGAAAGTTAAGATAAACGGCAAGAAAGCAAAAATAAACTCCGCTTACCCCACAGGAGGCGGAGAACTTGCAGTTCAGACGGTAAGCGAGCTTTTTGGCATAGATGTAAAATACTATGTTTTTGTTGATACTTCTTCTTTCAGAAAAATAATTGATATTTTGGGCGGAGTGGATTATTACGTTCCGGTGGACATGGATTATGATGATCCTTTGCAGGGACTTAGTATTCATATAAAGAAAGGGCAGCATCATTTTGACGGTGCCATGGCCGAGAAATTTATGAGGTTCAGGCAGTATAACAACGGCCGTGTGAACGAATACTATGACGGAAGTGACCTGAAAAGAATTGATGCCCAGCAGAATTTTATCCGCGAACTGGTTAGGCAGAAACTTAATATTTTTTATCTGACTAAAGTAGATGATATTGCCAGTACCATTTTCAGCAATATTGACACCAATCTTAATATGAGTGAAGTTTTAAAGCTGACCGGAAGCGTTTCAAAGGTTCAGGCCGACAGCATAAACATGTTGAAAGTTCCTGGGAAATCCGTATTGGACGGAGCATGGTACTATGTAATTGACTCTCAGGAAACAGACAAGATTATAAATGAGTATTTCAGGACAAGGTATAAGTAA